From the Comamonas odontotermitis genome, one window contains:
- a CDS encoding MgtC/SapB family protein, translating into MEALKFMQLDSLLNTLLSLVTAFVLGTLIGLERQYRQRTAGLRTNVLVAVGAAIFVDSANTIAGADGAVRVMAYVVSGIGFLGAGVIMREEGNVRGLNTAATLWGSAAVGAAAGADLIVQAVMGTVMVLAANTLLRPLVNAINRKPLDVVSTEVTNAVFVVAERLHQRLALAMLQDVLERGGYPPGDIDIKPFGDEEVVIEATLAAQSVHGDELDALVQQLAVKPGVRQAFWSPSTRD; encoded by the coding sequence GTGGAAGCTTTGAAGTTCATGCAGCTCGATTCGCTGCTCAATACCTTGCTCAGCCTGGTCACGGCCTTTGTGCTGGGCACCTTGATTGGGCTGGAGCGCCAGTACCGCCAGCGCACGGCGGGGCTGCGCACCAATGTGCTGGTAGCCGTGGGGGCGGCGATTTTTGTCGACAGTGCCAACACCATTGCCGGGGCCGACGGCGCTGTGCGGGTGATGGCCTATGTGGTGTCGGGTATCGGCTTTCTGGGCGCCGGCGTCATCATGCGTGAAGAGGGTAACGTGCGCGGGTTGAACACGGCCGCCACCTTGTGGGGGTCGGCAGCCGTGGGCGCTGCCGCCGGTGCCGATCTGATCGTGCAGGCCGTGATGGGCACGGTCATGGTGCTGGCAGCCAATACCTTGCTGCGCCCGCTGGTCAATGCCATCAACCGCAAGCCGCTGGATGTGGTGTCCACCGAGGTGACGAACGCCGTCTTTGTGGTGGCCGAGCGGCTGCACCAGCGCCTGGCCCTGGCCATGCTGCAGGATGTGCTGGAGCGTGGCGGCTATCCGCCAGGTGACATCGACATCAAACCTTTTGGTGACGAGGAAGTGGTGATCGAGGCGACGCTGGCGGCGCAGTCCGTTCATGGTGACGAGCTGGATGCCCTGGTGCAGCAACTGGCTGTCAAACCGGGTGTACGCCAGGCCTTCTGGAGCCCCAGTACGAGGGACTGA
- a CDS encoding response regulator, whose product MNSVKPRILYAEDEADIASIVTDYLHHAGYEVEHFADGSQALAAAIARPPALAILDLMLPGTDGLTILRECRARQLCPVICLTAKVEEVDRLIGLEMGADDYICKPFSPRELIARVKVVLRRNQVGEAIASGAAVSDWRLDDATCQASWRGQDLGLTRREYTLLSILHRHPGKIYPRSQLLDLAYADALEVSDRAIDSHIKNLRKKLRVVLGEDAECIRSVYGVGFAFEA is encoded by the coding sequence ATGAACAGTGTCAAACCCCGCATTCTGTATGCCGAAGACGAGGCCGACATCGCCTCGATCGTGACCGACTACCTGCACCATGCGGGCTACGAGGTCGAGCACTTTGCCGATGGCTCGCAAGCCCTGGCGGCGGCCATTGCACGCCCACCGGCGCTTGCCATCCTCGATTTGATGCTGCCGGGCACCGACGGCCTCACGATCCTGCGTGAATGCCGCGCGCGCCAGCTGTGCCCGGTCATCTGCCTCACCGCCAAGGTGGAAGAGGTGGATCGGCTCATTGGGCTGGAAATGGGTGCCGACGACTACATCTGCAAACCGTTTTCCCCGCGCGAGTTGATTGCCCGCGTCAAAGTGGTGCTGCGCCGCAACCAGGTCGGAGAAGCGATAGCAAGCGGCGCCGCCGTTTCTGATTGGCGGCTGGATGACGCCACCTGCCAAGCCAGCTGGCGGGGTCAGGACCTGGGGCTCACACGGCGCGAGTACACGCTGCTGTCCATCCTGCATCGCCACCCCGGCAAGATCTATCCGCGCAGCCAGTTGCTGGATCTGGCCTATGCCGACGCGCTGGAAGTGAGTGACCGCGCCATCGACAGCCACATAAAGAACCTGCGCAAAAAGCTGCGGGTAGTGTTGGGAGAGGATGCGGAGTGCATCCGCTCCGTGTACGGTGTGGGCTTTGCGTTTGAGGCCTGA
- a CDS encoding ATP-binding protein, which produces MNRLQTRVLLAMVLLLLGLLLGFAGFSYWSLQRGLAPYVAQIELGRLEYLESQLRREYAKEQSWSGLSAERWNALTRFGAQAAIPVAPPSDDNKPRGATIGPLRTPDLKPIERHPLHERLGLLDAKGQLIAGVAPQAASATNPLFDSKHQLIGTLTLGPPADLKNQIDSAFLKEHLVFLAIAAGLGLVVAGALSWWLSRRWIRPIEALSKGAQAFAQGQLDYRIAAEGSDELGQLARRFNHMAAQLHEAQAQQNEWLTQVAHELRTPLAAVRAEIEAIQDGIRQFDANTSERLHRQIMRLTQLVADMRATIPTTLAVQAPQDAPALQLTAPRAASAVALDLRALVAEAVDAVQMRFVQAQIALPPAATLAQSLPIAWIHGNAAQLHQVLGNIFENNLRYTDAPGTVAISASVHEAAAASSQQRWIELHIDDSAPGVAPADQPRIFERFYRVEASRSRASGGSGLGLAICKSIVQAHGGQLRASASALGGLRMTVILPLTDPNP; this is translated from the coding sequence TTGAACCGCCTCCAAACCCGTGTCCTGCTTGCCATGGTCCTGCTGCTGCTCGGTCTGCTGCTGGGCTTTGCAGGCTTTTCGTACTGGAGCCTGCAGCGCGGTCTGGCGCCTTACGTTGCGCAGATCGAGCTGGGGCGGCTGGAATACCTGGAGAGCCAGCTCAGGCGGGAGTATGCCAAGGAGCAAAGCTGGTCGGGCCTGAGCGCCGAGCGCTGGAACGCCCTGACCCGATTTGGCGCCCAGGCCGCCATACCGGTAGCGCCCCCATCGGACGACAACAAACCCAGGGGCGCCACGATAGGCCCTTTGCGCACGCCCGATCTGAAGCCCATTGAGCGCCATCCCTTGCATGAGCGCCTGGGCCTGCTCGATGCCAAAGGCCAGCTGATTGCCGGGGTAGCACCGCAGGCCGCCAGTGCGACCAACCCGCTGTTTGACAGCAAGCACCAGTTGATCGGTACTTTGACCCTGGGGCCGCCCGCCGATCTGAAGAACCAGATCGACAGCGCCTTCCTCAAGGAACATCTGGTATTTCTGGCCATTGCGGCCGGTCTGGGGTTGGTGGTGGCGGGCGCCCTGTCTTGGTGGCTCAGCCGCCGCTGGATCCGGCCAATCGAAGCGCTGTCCAAAGGCGCCCAAGCCTTTGCGCAGGGCCAGCTCGACTACCGCATTGCAGCCGAAGGCAGTGATGAGTTGGGCCAGTTGGCACGCCGCTTCAACCACATGGCCGCGCAGTTGCACGAGGCACAGGCCCAGCAGAACGAATGGCTGACCCAGGTGGCGCATGAGTTGCGAACGCCCCTGGCCGCTGTGCGTGCAGAGATCGAAGCCATTCAGGACGGTATCCGCCAGTTTGACGCAAACACCAGCGAGCGCCTGCACCGGCAGATCATGCGCCTGACCCAACTGGTGGCCGACATGCGCGCGACCATCCCCACCACGCTCGCAGTGCAGGCCCCGCAAGACGCGCCTGCCTTGCAACTGACCGCGCCGCGCGCGGCATCTGCCGTGGCGCTGGACCTGCGGGCCCTCGTGGCCGAAGCGGTGGATGCCGTGCAGATGCGATTTGTGCAGGCGCAGATTGCCTTGCCACCAGCAGCCACCCTGGCACAGAGCCTGCCAATTGCCTGGATACACGGCAATGCAGCGCAGCTGCACCAGGTGTTGGGCAATATTTTTGAGAATAATCTGCGCTACACCGATGCGCCGGGCACGGTGGCCATCAGCGCCAGCGTGCATGAGGCTGCTGCTGCCAGCAGCCAGCAGCGCTGGATTGAACTGCATATCGACGACAGTGCTCCGGGCGTTGCCCCGGCAGACCAGCCGCGTATCTTTGAACGGTTTTACCGCGTGGAAGCCTCACGCAGCCGCGCCAGCGGTGGCTCAGGCCTGGGCCTGGCCATCTGCAAAAGCATTGTGCAGGCCCATGGTGGCCAATTGCGTGCCAGTGCATCTGCACTGGGCGGCCTGCGCATGACCGTGATCCTGCCCTTGACGGACCCCAACCCATGA
- a CDS encoding class I SAM-dependent methyltransferase, protein MHSGSLPSAWITRFAPLVLRNGTALDVACGTGRHARHMQSLGLQVTGLDRDAAAIDGLRGDTQGEWIVADIENAPWPLPHQQFDAVVVTNYLWRPLWPHILDSVAAGGLLLYETFAAGNEAFGKPSRADFLLQPGELLQVCAGWHIVAFEQGRLTAPDRVVQRIAARKPGADGDDETPSSLVYPA, encoded by the coding sequence ATGCACTCTGGCAGCCTTCCTTCCGCCTGGATTACCCGCTTTGCACCACTGGTTCTGCGGAACGGAACGGCGCTTGATGTGGCCTGCGGCACTGGCCGCCATGCGCGCCATATGCAGTCACTGGGCCTGCAGGTGACTGGCCTGGACCGCGACGCTGCAGCCATTGATGGGTTGCGCGGTGACACCCAAGGCGAATGGATCGTTGCCGATATCGAAAACGCCCCCTGGCCGCTGCCCCATCAGCAGTTTGACGCCGTGGTGGTGACGAACTACCTGTGGCGGCCGCTGTGGCCGCACATTCTGGACAGTGTGGCCGCTGGCGGCCTGCTGCTGTACGAGACCTTTGCCGCAGGCAACGAAGCCTTTGGCAAGCCTTCGCGGGCCGACTTCCTGCTTCAGCCTGGTGAACTGCTGCAAGTGTGTGCGGGCTGGCATATCGTGGCTTTTGAACAGGGGCGCCTCACCGCCCCGGATCGCGTGGTTCAGCGCATTGCCGCACGCAAGCCGGGCGCTGATGGTGATGACGAGACGCCCTCGTCGCTTGTATACCCTGCCTGA
- a CDS encoding MFS transporter, with protein MQHNNAQHLSIARVLLCGGAVVTLSMGIRHGFGLWLQPITQEMGWTRESFAFALAVQNLSWGLIGIFTGMLADRFGATKVLVAGALLYALGLAGMAWAPNTVLFALTAGLLIGMAQTGTTYAVIYGVIGRQIPPERRSWSMGVAAAAGSFGQFFMVPVEGQLIASLGWHNALVVCALLVLIIVPLAFALREPNFHAIKKASAAGHQQTIAQAVAEAFKNPSFLLLTAGYFVCGFQVMFIGVHMPSYLKDFGLPAHVASYSLALIGLFNIFGTYLAGSLGQRMAKRYLLSGIYFIRAVAIIIFLLVPLSPWSVYAFAAVMGFLWLSTVPLTNGVIAQVFGVQHLSMLSGFVFFSHQIGSFLGIWLGGYLYDHTGSYDAVWYVAIALGIFAGLVNLPVKESPVKRSTAIA; from the coding sequence ATGCAACACAACAACGCACAACATTTGTCCATCGCCCGCGTCCTGCTGTGCGGCGGAGCCGTGGTCACCTTGTCGATGGGCATTCGTCACGGTTTTGGCCTGTGGCTGCAACCCATCACGCAGGAGATGGGCTGGACACGCGAGTCCTTCGCCTTTGCGCTGGCCGTGCAGAACCTCAGCTGGGGCTTGATCGGCATCTTCACCGGCATGCTGGCAGACCGTTTTGGCGCCACCAAGGTGCTGGTGGCCGGGGCCCTGCTGTATGCGCTGGGCCTGGCAGGCATGGCCTGGGCTCCCAATACCGTGCTGTTTGCGCTGACGGCAGGCCTGTTGATCGGCATGGCGCAGACTGGCACCACGTACGCGGTGATCTACGGCGTGATCGGCCGGCAGATACCGCCAGAGAGGCGCTCCTGGTCCATGGGCGTTGCTGCTGCCGCAGGCTCGTTTGGCCAGTTTTTCATGGTGCCGGTCGAAGGCCAGTTGATCGCCAGCCTGGGCTGGCACAACGCGCTGGTGGTGTGCGCGCTGCTGGTACTGATCATCGTGCCGCTGGCCTTTGCCCTGCGCGAGCCCAATTTCCATGCCATCAAGAAGGCTTCAGCCGCAGGCCACCAGCAAACCATTGCACAGGCGGTGGCTGAGGCCTTCAAGAACCCGAGCTTTCTGCTGCTGACTGCAGGCTATTTCGTCTGCGGCTTCCAGGTCATGTTCATCGGCGTGCACATGCCCAGCTACCTGAAGGATTTTGGCCTGCCCGCGCACGTGGCCAGCTATTCTCTGGCGTTGATCGGGCTTTTCAACATCTTTGGCACCTACCTCGCAGGATCGCTGGGCCAACGCATGGCCAAGCGCTACCTGCTCTCAGGCATCTACTTCATCCGCGCCGTGGCCATCATCATCTTTCTGCTGGTGCCGCTGTCGCCCTGGTCGGTGTATGCGTTTGCGGCGGTGATGGGCTTTTTGTGGCTGTCGACGGTGCCGCTCACCAATGGCGTGATCGCCCAGGTGTTTGGCGTGCAGCACCTGTCCATGCTGTCGGGATTTGTGTTCTTCAGCCACCAGATCGGCAGCTTCCTGGGCATCTGGCTCGGTGGTTACCTGTACGACCACACGGGCAGCTATGACGCAGTGTGGTACGTGGCCATTGCGCTGGGCATCTTCGCGGGCCTCGTGAATCTGCCCGTCAAGGAAAGCCCCGTAAAACGCAGCACAGCCATTGCGTAA
- a CDS encoding DNA topoisomerase IV subunit B, which translates to MASKNTSTSEYGEGSIRVLKGLEPVKQRPGMYTRTDNPLHIIQEVIDNAADEALAGFGKKIRVYLHTDASISVEDDGRGIPFGLHPEEHAPVVELVFTRLHAGGKFDKGQGGAYSFSGGLHGVGVSVTNALATRLEVTVHREGSAATMAFAGGDVVEPLKVRALTSGDRKQGTTVRVWPDAKYFESSNLPMGELVHLLRSKAVLMPGVSVQLTNDKTRDTQTWQYKGGLKDYLLQTLPVDPVIPVFEGEGFAGKHDDNFAEGEGASWCVAFTEEGQPVRESYVNLIPTSAGGTHESGLRDGLFQAVKSFIELHSLLPKGVKLMPEDVFARANYVLSAKVLDPQFQGQIKERLNSRDAVRLVSGMVRPALELWLHENVEYGKKLAEIAIKAAQTRQRAGQKVEKRKGSGVAVLPGKLTDCESRDIAYNEVFLVEGDSAGGSAKMGRDKETQAVLPLRGKVLNTWEVDRDLLFKNTEVHDIAVAIGVDPHGPNDEVDLSGLRYGKICILSDADVDGSHIQVLLLTLFFKHFPKLIDAGHVCVARPPLFRVDIPARGKKPAAKLYALDEAELKGIFDKAAKDGVAREKCKVSRFKGLGEMNAEQLWDTTLNPDTRRLQPIMLTHSDLQQTQQVMGQLMGKGEAAARRDLMEIHGNDVEIDV; encoded by the coding sequence ATGGCAAGCAAAAACACGTCTACCAGTGAATACGGAGAAGGCTCGATACGCGTCCTCAAGGGACTGGAGCCGGTCAAGCAGCGTCCGGGCATGTATACCCGCACTGACAACCCGCTGCACATCATTCAGGAGGTGATCGACAACGCGGCCGACGAGGCCCTGGCAGGGTTCGGCAAGAAAATCCGCGTCTACTTGCACACCGACGCTTCCATTAGCGTGGAAGACGATGGTCGCGGCATTCCGTTCGGCCTGCACCCGGAAGAGCACGCGCCCGTGGTCGAGCTGGTCTTCACCCGCCTGCATGCCGGCGGCAAGTTCGACAAGGGCCAGGGGGGCGCCTACAGCTTCTCGGGCGGCCTGCACGGTGTGGGTGTTTCGGTCACCAATGCATTGGCCACACGCCTGGAGGTGACGGTGCACCGCGAAGGCTCTGCCGCCACCATGGCGTTTGCCGGGGGGGATGTGGTCGAGCCGCTGAAGGTGCGCGCGCTCACCAGCGGCGACCGCAAGCAGGGCACAACCGTTCGCGTCTGGCCGGATGCCAAGTATTTCGAATCCAGCAACCTGCCCATGGGCGAACTGGTGCACCTGCTGCGCAGCAAGGCCGTGCTGATGCCAGGCGTGAGCGTGCAGCTCACCAACGACAAGACCCGCGACACGCAGACCTGGCAGTACAAGGGCGGCCTCAAGGACTACCTGCTGCAGACCCTGCCTGTGGACCCGGTCATTCCGGTATTCGAAGGCGAGGGCTTTGCTGGCAAGCACGATGACAACTTCGCCGAAGGCGAGGGCGCCTCGTGGTGCGTGGCCTTTACCGAAGAAGGCCAGCCGGTGCGCGAGAGCTATGTCAACCTGATTCCCACCAGTGCGGGAGGTACGCACGAAAGCGGCCTGCGCGACGGTCTGTTCCAGGCGGTCAAGAGCTTCATCGAGCTGCATTCGCTGCTGCCCAAGGGCGTCAAGCTGATGCCTGAGGACGTGTTTGCCCGCGCCAACTATGTGCTGTCGGCCAAGGTGCTGGATCCGCAGTTCCAGGGCCAGATCAAGGAGCGCCTCAACTCGCGCGATGCCGTGCGCCTGGTCTCGGGCATGGTGCGGCCTGCTCTGGAGCTGTGGCTGCACGAAAACGTGGAATATGGCAAGAAACTCGCAGAAATCGCCATCAAGGCCGCGCAGACCCGCCAGCGTGCGGGTCAGAAGGTCGAAAAACGCAAGGGCAGCGGCGTGGCCGTGCTGCCCGGCAAGCTGACCGATTGCGAAAGCCGTGACATCGCTTACAACGAAGTCTTCCTGGTCGAGGGGGATTCAGCAGGTGGCAGCGCCAAGATGGGCCGTGACAAGGAAACCCAGGCCGTGCTGCCACTGCGCGGCAAGGTGCTCAACACCTGGGAAGTGGACCGCGACCTGTTGTTCAAGAACACCGAAGTGCATGACATTGCCGTTGCCATTGGCGTGGATCCCCACGGCCCCAATGACGAGGTTGACTTGAGCGGCCTGCGCTACGGCAAGATCTGCATTCTCTCGGATGCAGACGTGGATGGTTCGCACATCCAGGTGCTGCTGCTGACGCTTTTCTTCAAGCACTTCCCCAAGCTCATCGATGCAGGCCATGTCTGCGTGGCGCGGCCACCGCTCTTTCGCGTGGACATTCCAGCGCGTGGCAAAAAACCGGCGGCCAAACTGTATGCGCTTGATGAGGCTGAACTCAAGGGCATCTTCGACAAGGCCGCCAAGGACGGTGTGGCGCGCGAGAAGTGCAAGGTCAGCCGTTTCAAGGGCCTGGGCGAGATGAATGCCGAGCAATTGTGGGATACCACTCTCAACCCCGACACCCGCCGCCTGCAGCCAATAATGCTGACGCACTCCGACCTGCAGCAGACGCAGCAGGTGATGGGCCAGCTGATGGGCAAGGGCGAAGCCGCCGCGCGGCGCGATCTGATGGAGATTCACGGCAACGATGTGGAGATCGACGTCTGA
- the parC gene encoding DNA topoisomerase IV subunit A — translation MSEQTGLDLLSNTPPDDGGSLDLGNYAQRAYLEYALSVVKGRALPDVCDGQKPVQRRILYTMARMGLGFSGANAAHGAAPAKSARVVGDTMGKYHPHGDSAIYDAMVRMAQDFSQRYPLVDGQGNFGSRDGDGAAAMRYTEARLAKITTLLLDEIDMGTVDFVPNYDGKEEEPAQLPARLPFALLNGASGIAVGLATEIPSHNLREVADACVALIKKPAMTDADLHAIVPGPDYPGGGQIISSDKDIADAYRTGRGSIKVRARWTIEELARGQWQLVVNELPPGVSSQKVLEEIEDLTNPKVKTGKKALTQDQTQLKATVLSVLDGVRDESSKDAAVRLVFEPKTGKTPQSELITCLLAHTSLETSSSINLTMIGIDGKPTQKSLRQMLEEWIEFRQITITRRSQHRLTKVLDRIHILEGRQLVLLNIDEVIAIIRASDEPKAALMARFDLTERQADDILEIRLRQLARLEAIKIEQELKELREEQGKLEDILANPASLKRLMVKEIESDAKQFADARRTLIQEEKKAVAEVKVVDEPVTVVVSEKGWVRARTGHGHETGSFSFKSGDSLYGTFECRTVDQLLVFGSNGRVYSIPVAALPGGRGDGQPVTTMMELEAGTQILYYFAGPLPASLLLASSAGYGFTAQVENMVSRQKGGKAFVTLADGDTLCRPSLVSGTNGSVELPDATHVVCASAGGRILTFDITELNQMANGGKGLKLIDLEGNDRLAGAAAYTRSIRIEGIGRGGKAREETLEIRSLNNAKSSRAKKGKAADLGFKPNAVFRVE, via the coding sequence ATGAGTGAACAAACCGGTTTGGACCTGTTGTCCAACACACCGCCGGATGACGGCGGCAGTCTTGATCTGGGCAACTACGCCCAGCGTGCCTATCTGGAGTACGCGCTCTCGGTCGTCAAGGGCCGTGCGCTGCCCGATGTGTGCGACGGCCAGAAGCCCGTGCAGCGCCGCATCCTGTACACCATGGCGCGCATGGGTCTGGGATTTTCGGGGGCCAATGCGGCGCATGGCGCTGCTCCCGCCAAGAGCGCGCGGGTGGTGGGCGACACCATGGGCAAGTACCACCCGCATGGCGACTCGGCCATCTATGACGCCATGGTACGCATGGCGCAGGATTTTTCTCAGCGCTACCCGCTGGTCGATGGACAGGGCAACTTCGGTAGCCGTGACGGCGATGGCGCAGCAGCCATGCGTTACACCGAAGCGCGGCTGGCCAAGATCACCACCTTGCTGCTCGACGAGATCGACATGGGCACCGTCGACTTCGTGCCCAATTACGACGGCAAGGAAGAAGAGCCTGCCCAGTTGCCTGCACGCCTGCCCTTTGCGCTGTTGAACGGCGCCAGCGGCATTGCCGTGGGTCTGGCAACCGAAATCCCCAGCCACAACCTGCGTGAAGTGGCCGATGCCTGCGTGGCGCTGATCAAGAAGCCCGCGATGACGGATGCCGATCTGCACGCCATCGTTCCTGGCCCCGATTACCCGGGTGGCGGTCAGATCATCAGCAGCGACAAGGATATTGCCGATGCCTACCGCACCGGCCGTGGTTCCATCAAGGTGCGCGCGCGCTGGACGATTGAAGAGCTGGCGCGTGGCCAGTGGCAACTGGTGGTGAACGAGCTGCCGCCCGGTGTCTCTTCGCAGAAGGTGCTCGAAGAGATCGAGGACCTGACCAACCCCAAGGTCAAGACCGGCAAGAAAGCGCTGACGCAGGACCAGACCCAGCTCAAGGCCACGGTGCTGTCGGTGCTCGATGGTGTGCGCGACGAGTCGAGCAAGGACGCGGCGGTGCGTCTGGTGTTCGAGCCCAAGACCGGCAAGACGCCACAATCCGAATTGATCACCTGCCTGTTGGCACACACCAGCCTGGAGACCTCGTCATCGATCAACCTGACGATGATTGGCATCGACGGCAAGCCAACGCAGAAATCGCTGCGCCAGATGCTGGAGGAGTGGATCGAGTTCCGCCAGATCACCATCACCCGCCGCTCGCAGCACCGCCTCACCAAGGTGCTGGACCGTATCCACATCCTCGAAGGTCGCCAGCTGGTCCTGCTGAACATCGACGAGGTGATTGCCATCATCCGCGCCAGCGATGAGCCCAAGGCCGCACTGATGGCGCGCTTTGACCTGACGGAGCGCCAGGCCGACGACATCCTGGAAATCCGTCTGCGCCAACTGGCACGGCTGGAAGCCATCAAGATCGAGCAGGAGCTCAAGGAGTTGCGCGAAGAGCAGGGCAAGCTCGAAGACATTCTGGCCAATCCCGCTTCGCTCAAGCGCCTGATGGTCAAGGAAATCGAAAGCGACGCCAAGCAGTTTGCCGATGCGCGCCGTACCTTGATTCAGGAGGAGAAAAAGGCGGTTGCTGAAGTCAAGGTGGTGGATGAACCCGTTACCGTTGTGGTGTCCGAAAAAGGCTGGGTGCGCGCGCGCACCGGCCATGGTCACGAGACCGGCAGCTTCAGCTTCAAGTCGGGCGACAGCCTGTACGGCACCTTTGAATGCCGCACGGTCGACCAGTTGCTGGTATTTGGCAGCAACGGTCGGGTCTACTCAATCCCCGTGGCCGCCTTGCCGGGCGGGCGGGGCGATGGCCAGCCGGTGACCACGATGATGGAGCTGGAGGCAGGCACGCAGATTCTCTACTACTTTGCCGGGCCGCTGCCCGCCAGTCTGCTGCTGGCATCAAGCGCTGGCTACGGCTTTACCGCGCAGGTGGAGAACATGGTTTCGCGCCAGAAAGGCGGCAAGGCCTTTGTCACGCTGGCAGACGGCGATACGCTGTGCCGTCCCTCGCTCGTGTCGGGCACCAATGGCAGCGTCGAGCTGCCAGATGCCACCCATGTGGTCTGCGCCTCGGCGGGCGGACGCATCCTCACGTTCGACATCACCGAACTGAACCAGATGGCCAATGGTGGCAAGGGCCTCAAGCTGATCGATCTGGAGGGCAATGACCGCCTGGCGGGCGCCGCCGCCTACACGCGCAGCATTCGCATCGAGGGCATTGGCCGTGGCGGCAAGGCGCGCGAGGAAACGCTGGAGATCCGCAGCCTGAACAACGCCAAGTCCAGCCGCGCCAAGAAGGGCAAGGCAGCCGACCTGGGCTTCAAGCCGAACGCGGTGTTCCGCGTGGAGTGA
- the tsaA gene encoding tRNA (N6-threonylcarbamoyladenosine(37)-N6)-methyltransferase TrmO, translating to MNDIITMRPIGTIRSPFHSTQGMPIQTVAAADAEGELEVFEAFAAGLRDIEGFAYLILLTHLHQATEKLEVVPFMDTESHGVFATRAPARPNRIGLSIVQLVQVQGHVLRFRGNDMLDGTPVLDIKPYVPQLDVRSTERIGWFSQGLQHLPSTVSDDRMG from the coding sequence ATGAACGACATCATCACCATGCGCCCCATCGGCACGATCCGCAGTCCCTTCCACAGCACACAGGGCATGCCGATCCAGACCGTGGCCGCAGCCGATGCGGAAGGTGAACTGGAAGTATTCGAAGCCTTTGCCGCCGGCCTGCGTGACATCGAAGGCTTCGCCTACCTGATCCTGCTCACGCATCTGCACCAGGCGACGGAAAAGCTCGAAGTCGTGCCCTTCATGGATACCGAGAGCCACGGCGTTTTCGCCACGCGCGCGCCGGCGCGGCCCAACCGCATCGGCCTGTCCATCGTGCAACTGGTGCAGGTGCAGGGCCACGTGCTTCGCTTTCGCGGCAATGACATGCTGGACGGCACGCCAGTGCTCGACATCAAGCCCTATGTACCGCAGCTGGATGTGCGCTCTACCGAACGCATAGGTTGGTTCAGTCAGGGCCTGCAGCACCTGCCTTCAACTGTGTCGGACGATCGCATGGGCTGA
- a CDS encoding methanobactin export MATE transporter MbnM, whose product MQPHDSAAPPCGRSLRTTRLQIWMFACLAVATTFAGCGGGSTAGSTIELPATEPWQWSLPADWSPPVVPENNPMNTAKVELGRRLFYDTRLSGNGTQSCASCHAQASAFTDNRALARGSTGEIHPRNAQPLANVAYHSTLNWADPAATTLEQQLLAPLFNVHPVELGVNDGNRDEVLARLRRDPDYPPRFAAAFAGLPEPLSWDHVAKAIAAFERTLISADSRYDRHLAGQVTLTDTETRGMRLFFGDQALCSRCHGSPNFNDQFRTATTTDAPAVFHNTGLFNIGGTGAYPEPNRGVYELTRKITDMGRFRAASLRNIELTAPYMHDGSIGTLEAVLDFYADGGRNVGNGLYAGDGRLNPYKDPLISQIRLQAQDKSDLVAFLKTLTDYTFISNPQFSDPFAANKSHP is encoded by the coding sequence ATGCAACCCCATGATAGCGCCGCCCCACCATGCGGCCGTTCCCTGCGTACAACACGCCTGCAGATCTGGATGTTCGCCTGCCTGGCAGTGGCGACAACCTTCGCAGGCTGCGGCGGCGGTTCCACGGCAGGCAGCACCATCGAGTTGCCTGCTACCGAGCCCTGGCAATGGAGTCTTCCAGCCGACTGGAGTCCGCCTGTCGTGCCTGAAAACAATCCAATGAACACGGCCAAAGTGGAGCTGGGTCGGCGCCTGTTCTATGACACCCGGTTGTCGGGCAACGGCACGCAGTCCTGCGCCAGTTGCCATGCACAGGCCAGCGCCTTCACCGACAACCGGGCACTGGCACGTGGTTCCACCGGCGAGATACACCCGCGCAACGCCCAGCCCCTGGCCAATGTGGCCTACCACAGCACGCTGAACTGGGCCGATCCGGCAGCGACCACACTGGAGCAGCAGCTGCTCGCGCCGCTGTTCAATGTCCATCCGGTAGAGCTAGGCGTGAATGACGGCAACCGCGACGAGGTACTGGCCCGATTGCGCCGCGATCCCGACTACCCGCCACGCTTTGCAGCAGCGTTTGCGGGCCTGCCAGAGCCGCTGAGCTGGGACCATGTTGCCAAGGCCATCGCAGCCTTCGAGCGCACGCTCATCTCGGCAGACAGCCGCTATGACCGCCATCTTGCCGGGCAGGTGACACTGACGGATACGGAGACGCGGGGAATGCGCCTTTTCTTCGGCGATCAGGCGCTGTGCTCGCGCTGCCACGGCAGCCCGAACTTCAATGACCAGTTCCGCACAGCCACGACAACCGACGCGCCAGCGGTGTTTCACAACACGGGGCTGTTCAACATCGGAGGTACAGGCGCCTACCCGGAGCCGAACCGCGGAGTGTACGAACTCACCCGAAAGATCACCGACATGGGACGCTTTCGTGCAGCCAGCCTGCGCAATATCGAGCTGACCGCACCCTACATGCATGACGGCAGCATCGGCACGCTCGAAGCCGTGCTCGACTTCTATGCCGACGGCGGCCGCAATGTGGGCAATGGCCTGTATGCAGGCGACGGCCGGCTCAACCCCTACAAGGATCCGCTCATCTCACAGATCCGCCTGCAGGCTCAGGACAAGTCCGACCTCGTGGCCTTTCTGAAAACGCTGACCGACTACACATTCATCAGCAATCCCCAGTTCTCCGATCCCTTTGCCGCCAATAAAAGCCACCCATGA